In Syngnathus acus chromosome 5, fSynAcu1.2, whole genome shotgun sequence, a genomic segment contains:
- the ece1 gene encoding endothelin-converting enzyme 1, producing METLRDSLVHLTFQMSSYKRATLDEEDLVDSGGDDVYQSTPMQVSIRRGFSCWPERTPRERQLLFLVCALSAGLFVSLITTAVFYRQTRPGVCLTEPCVSVASAVMSALDRSVDPCHDFYTFACGGWMKNNPLPEGKSRWGSFSALWERNIIVMKQLLENTTMKGLSRAEEKAQRYYQACMNETEIEQLGAKPLQRLITQLGGWALTGPWDKTNFQEVLRAVSANYRTSPFFTVFVSTDSKNSSTNIIQVDQSSLGLPSRDYYLNKTANEKYLVAYQNFLVELGVLLGGSKETSRLLMGEILDFETALANITVPLEARRDEELIYHKMEAKDLKSLAPAIDWIPYLNEVFAPVPINESEPVVVYAKEYLQNVSDLITNTNKSLLNNYMVMKVVRKMASVLDQRFQDAEQRFLEVMYGTKKSCTPRWKMCVSDTDSGLGFALGAMFVKATFTEDSKDIAEDMVSDIKRAFEDSLEYVSWMDSDTKKAAKEKADAIYNMVGYPEFIMNDTKLDKVFNDFEVVSDLYFQNVMQYYNFSARVTADQLRKAPNRNQWSMTPPTVNAYYNPTKNEIVLPAGILQMPFYSRHWPKALNFGGIGVVMGHELTHGFDDQGREFDKDGNLRSWWKNSSVEAFKKHTQCMVEQYGNYSINQETLNGHHTLGENIADNGGLKAAYEAYVNWIRRNGEEATLPALGMTNHQLFFVGFAQVWCAVRTPESSHEGVITDSHSPPRFRVIGTVSNSHEFSKHFGCKANAPMNPKQKCTLW from the exons ATGGAGACACTCAGGGACTCTCTTGTGCATCTGACTTTTCAGATGTCGTCCTACAAGAGAGCCACACTGGACGAGGAAGATCTGGTGGACTCCGGCGGCGATGACGTCTACCAGTCAACACCAATGCAG GTGAGTATCCGGCGGGGCTTCTCATGCTGGCCGGAGAGAACACCAAGGGAGAGGCAGCTTCTGTTTCTGGTGTGTGCACTGTCTGCGGGCCTATTCGTATCGCTCATCACAACCGCTGTCTTCTACCGGCAAA CACGTCCGGGCGTTTGCCTGACCGAGCCATGCGTCAGCGTGGCCAGCGCCGTCATGTCAGCCCTGGACCGCTCGGTGGACCCCTGCCACGACTTCTACACCTTTGCCTGCGGCGGCTGGATGAAGAACAACCCTCTCCCTGAAGGCAAGTCCCGCTGGGGCTCTTTCAGCGCCCTGTGGGAGCGCAACATCATCGTGATGAAGCAACTATTAG AAAACACGACGATGAAAGGTCTGAGTCGAGCAGAGGAGAAGGCCCAGAGATACTATCAGGCCTGCATGAACGAGACAGAAATCGAGCAGTTGGGAGCGAAGCCATTGCAGCGACTCATCACGCAG CTGGGAGGATGGGCCCTGACCGGACCGTGGGACAAAACCAACTTCCAGGAAGTCCTCCGTGCGGTGTCAGCAAATTACCGCACCTCACCATTCTTCACCGTGTTTGTCAGTACCGATTCCAAGAACTCCTCCACTAACATCATTCAG GTGGATCAGTCCAGCCTGGGACTCCCTTCGCGGGATTACTACCTCAATAAAACCGCCAATGAAAAG TATCTGGTGGCATACCAGAACTTCCTGGTGGAGTTAGGGGTCCTTCTGGGGGGCTCAAAGGAGACGTCTCGGCTACTCATGGGGGAGATTTTGGACTTTGAAACAGCACTGGCCAACATCACCGTACCCCTGGAGGCGAGACGGGACGAGGAGCTCATCTACCACAAGATGGAGGCCAAAGACTTGAAG agTCTGGCCCCTGCAATAGACTGGATCCCTTACCTCAACGAGGTCTTCGCTCCTGTGCCTATCAATGAGTCCGAGCCGGTGGTCGTCTATGCCAAAGAGTACCTCCAGAATGTGTCGGACCTCATAACAAACACCAATAAAAG CCTTCTCAACAACTACATGGTCATGAAGGTGGTAAGGAAGATGGCGTCCGTCTTGGACCAGAGGTTTCAGGATGCCGAGCAGCGCTTCCTAGAGGTCATGTACGGAACTAAAAAG AGTTGCACTCCTCGTTGGAAGATGTGCGTCAGCGACACAGACAGCGGCCTTGGCTTCGCCCTGGGCGCCATGTTTGTCAAGGCCACCTTCACAGAGGACAGCAAGGACATT GCTGAGGACATGGTCAGCGACATTAAAAGAGCATTTGAggacagcctggagtatgtaAGCTGGATGGATagtgacacaaaaaaagcagcaaaagaGAAG GCAGATGCAATTTACAACATGGTGGGCTATCCAGAGTTCATCATGAACGACACCAAGCTGGACAAAGTGTTCAATGAT TTTGAGGTCGTGTCGGATCTGTACTTCCAGAACGTCATGCAGTACTACAACTTCTCTGCCAGGGTGACGGCCGACCAGCTAAGAAAAGCTCCAAACAGAAACCA GTGGAGCATGACGCCCCCAACTGTGAATGCCTATTACAACCCCACTAAGAATGAGATTGTTTTGCCAGCAGGAATTCTCCAGATGCCGTTCTACAGCCGCCATTGGCCCAA AGCTCTTAACTTTGGCGGAATCGGGGTTGTCATGGGGCATGAACTGACTCACGGTTTTGATGACCAAG ggaGGGAATTTGACAAAGACGGCAACCTGCGCTCTTGGTGGAAGAACTCATCTGTGGAGGCCTTCAAGAAGCACACACAGTGCATGGTAGAGCAGTATGGCAACTACAGCATCAACCAGGAGACCCTGAATGGTCACCACACGCTGGGCGAGAACATCGCCGACAATGGCGGACTGAAGGCTGCCTATGAG GCTTACGTGAATTGGATCAGAAGGAACGGTGAGGAAGCCACGCTGCCAGCTCTGGGAATGACAAACCACCAGCTGTTTTTTGTGGGATTTGCACAG GTGTGGTGCGCCGTGAGGACGCCCGAGAGCTCGCACGAGGGCGTCATCACCGACTCGCACAGCCCGCCCAGATTCCGAGTCATCGGGACCGTCTCCAACTCACACGAGTTCTCCAAGCACTTTGGCTGCAAAGCAAACGCGCCTATGAACCCCAAACAAAAGTGCACGCTCTGGTAA